The proteins below come from a single Plantactinospora sp. KBS50 genomic window:
- the ftsH gene encoding ATP-dependent zinc metalloprotease FtsH, which translates to MERTRFFRRPVVWIILVIIGAVALTQLFTGGPSYHKVDTSVALDQLNTAKVDKVVFQDKEQTLKIDLAQPTKFDGTETDKIQTQFPYEVGNEIWNEIQDAKANNRITGPVDTEVSGDNVFLSLLVNLLPIAILVILLLFFMSQMQGGGSRVLNFGKSKAKMITKDTPKTTFADVAGADEAVEELHEIKDFLQNPAKYQALGAKIPKGVLLFGPPGTGKTLLARAVAGEAGVPFYSISGSDFVEMFVGVGASRVRDLFEQAKSNAPAIVFVDEIDAVGRHRGAGMGGGHDEREQTLNQLLVEMDGFDTKGGVILIAATNRPDILDPALLRPGRFDRQIPVDAPDMEGRKAILRVHAKGKPFTPDVDLDAVARRTPGFSGADLANVINEAALLTARVEKRAISNEALEESIDRVIAGPQRRTRVMSDHEKKITAYHEGGHALVAWALPHSAPVHKVTILSRGRSLGHTLTLPTEDKYTQTRAEMIDTLAYALGGRAAEELVFHEPTTGAGNDIEKATQLARAMITQYGMSSKLGAIKYGTTGDEPFLGRNMGHERDYSDAVAAEIDGEMRALIELAHDEAWEILVEYRDVLDNIVLELMEKETLSTADMARICARVVKRPPMAPYNGFGKRQPSTEPPVLTPSEREKLKAQAQADGAEATVGGGGAPQNPDGSR; encoded by the coding sequence ATGGAACGCACGCGTTTCTTCCGCCGGCCGGTGGTCTGGATCATCCTGGTGATCATCGGTGCGGTCGCGCTCACCCAGTTGTTCACCGGTGGTCCGAGCTACCACAAGGTCGACACGTCGGTCGCGCTCGACCAGCTGAACACCGCCAAGGTCGACAAGGTCGTGTTCCAGGACAAGGAACAGACCCTCAAGATCGACCTGGCCCAGCCGACCAAGTTCGACGGCACCGAGACCGACAAGATCCAGACGCAGTTCCCGTACGAGGTCGGCAACGAGATCTGGAACGAGATCCAGGACGCCAAGGCCAACAACCGGATCACCGGTCCGGTGGACACCGAGGTGTCCGGGGACAACGTCTTCCTCAGCCTGCTGGTCAACCTGCTGCCGATCGCCATCCTGGTGATCCTGCTGCTGTTCTTCATGTCGCAGATGCAGGGCGGCGGATCCCGGGTGCTCAACTTCGGCAAGTCCAAGGCGAAGATGATCACCAAGGACACGCCGAAGACCACCTTCGCCGACGTGGCCGGTGCGGACGAGGCCGTCGAGGAACTGCACGAGATCAAGGACTTCCTGCAGAACCCGGCGAAGTACCAGGCCCTCGGCGCCAAGATCCCCAAGGGTGTCCTGCTGTTCGGCCCGCCCGGCACCGGTAAGACCCTGCTGGCCCGCGCCGTCGCCGGCGAGGCCGGGGTGCCGTTCTACTCGATCTCCGGCTCCGACTTCGTGGAGATGTTCGTGGGTGTCGGCGCCAGCCGGGTCCGCGACCTGTTCGAGCAGGCCAAGTCGAACGCGCCGGCCATCGTCTTCGTCGACGAGATCGACGCGGTCGGCCGGCACCGCGGTGCCGGCATGGGCGGCGGGCACGACGAGCGCGAGCAGACCCTCAACCAGCTGCTCGTCGAGATGGACGGCTTCGACACCAAGGGCGGGGTCATCCTCATCGCGGCCACCAACCGGCCCGACATCCTGGACCCGGCACTGCTGCGCCCCGGCCGGTTCGACCGGCAGATCCCGGTCGACGCGCCGGACATGGAGGGACGCAAGGCGATCCTGCGGGTGCACGCCAAGGGCAAGCCGTTCACCCCGGACGTGGACCTCGACGCGGTGGCCCGGCGTACCCCCGGATTCAGCGGTGCCGACCTGGCGAACGTGATCAACGAGGCCGCGCTGCTGACCGCCCGGGTCGAGAAGCGGGCGATCTCCAACGAGGCGCTTGAGGAATCCATCGACCGGGTCATCGCCGGACCGCAGCGCCGGACCCGGGTGATGAGCGACCACGAGAAGAAGATCACCGCGTACCACGAGGGTGGACACGCGCTGGTCGCCTGGGCGCTGCCGCACTCGGCGCCGGTGCACAAGGTGACGATCCTGTCCCGCGGCCGGTCGCTGGGCCACACGCTCACGCTGCCGACCGAGGACAAGTACACGCAGACCCGGGCCGAGATGATCGACACCCTGGCGTACGCGCTGGGCGGCCGGGCCGCGGAGGAACTCGTCTTCCACGAGCCGACCACCGGTGCCGGCAACGACATCGAGAAGGCCACCCAGCTCGCCCGGGCCATGATCACCCAGTACGGGATGAGTTCGAAGCTGGGTGCGATCAAGTACGGCACCACCGGCGACGAGCCGTTCCTCGGTCGCAACATGGGCCACGAGCGGGACTACTCGGACGCCGTGGCCGCCGAGATCGACGGCGAGATGCGGGCACTCATCGAACTGGCCCACGACGAGGCCTGGGAGATCCTGGTGGAGTACCGGGACGTCCTGGACAACATCGTGCTGGAGCTGATGGAGAAGGAAACCCTCTCCACCGCCGACATGGCCCGGATCTGTGCCCGGGTGGTCAAGCGGCCGCCCATGGCGCCGTACAACGGCTTCGGCAAGCGTCAGCCCTCCACCGAGCCGCCCGTACTCACCCCGAGCGAGCGGGAGAAGCTGAAGGCGCAGGCGCAGGCCGACGGCGCCGAGGCGACGGTCGGTGGCGGAGGCGCGCCGCAGAACCCGGACGGCTCACGCTGA
- the hpt gene encoding hypoxanthine phosphoribosyltransferase gives MADGSWYDADIDHVIISETQIRDKTAELAKQVSADYAEVRDGLLLVCVLKGAAMFMADFARALGRHGPPAELDFMAISSYGQGTTSSGVVRILKDLDRDIAGRHVVVVEDIVDSGLTLSWLLRYLASRSAASVEVVTLLRKPEAVKVPVPVKYVGFDIPTEFVVGYGLDFAERYREVPYVGVLKPEVYARS, from the coding sequence ATGGCTGACGGCTCCTGGTACGACGCCGACATCGACCACGTGATCATCTCCGAGACCCAGATCCGCGACAAGACCGCGGAGCTGGCCAAGCAGGTCTCCGCCGACTACGCCGAGGTGCGGGACGGCCTGCTGCTGGTATGTGTGCTCAAGGGGGCGGCCATGTTCATGGCCGACTTCGCCCGGGCCCTCGGCCGGCACGGCCCGCCGGCGGAGTTGGACTTCATGGCCATCTCCTCGTACGGGCAGGGCACCACCTCCTCCGGGGTGGTGCGCATCCTCAAGGATCTGGACCGGGACATCGCGGGCCGGCACGTGGTCGTGGTGGAGGACATCGTCGACTCCGGTCTGACCCTGTCCTGGCTGCTGCGCTACCTCGCGTCGCGCTCGGCCGCCAGCGTCGAGGTGGTCACGCTGCTCCGCAAGCCGGAGGCGGTGAAGGTGCCGGTGCCGGTCAAGTACGTGGGCTTCGACATCCCCACCGAGTTCGTCGTCGGCTACGGCCTGGACTTCGCCGAACGCTACCGCGAGGTGCCCTACGTCGGGGTGCTCAAGCCCGAGGTGTACGCCCGCTCCTGA